Proteins encoded in a region of the Roseateles sp. SL47 genome:
- a CDS encoding succinylglutamate desuccinylase/aspartoacylase family protein, with protein sequence MSQTPLPTPHPTHLRVHQFAGLKPGPRLLVSAAVHGNEVAGVGAIQRVMHLLDDGSLTLLKGTLTLIPIVNPLAHRLQRREGERNLNRNLRPSPIPHDFEDRIANQLCPWLAASDVLLDLHSFNNPGPAFAMLGPRNNDGDLEPFRHQAAETALAWAVGTGRIVEGWLSTYALGLKRRADKASDGSRRMALQQDPHYGVGTTEYMRSQGGYGITLECGQHDDAQGPDVAFKAILRTLMLLGMVAPGSAGVAAADPQRPVEVLQLYEVIDREHVDDQFERAWASFDPVAEGERIGTRADGTPVLAPFGGRIVFPNSKAEPGNEWFYLAKPSDRVLV encoded by the coding sequence ATGAGCCAGACACCCCTGCCCACCCCTCACCCGACCCATCTGCGCGTCCACCAGTTTGCCGGCCTCAAGCCCGGCCCTCGCCTGCTGGTGAGCGCCGCCGTACACGGCAACGAAGTGGCCGGCGTGGGCGCCATCCAACGGGTGATGCATCTGCTGGACGACGGCAGCCTGACGCTGCTCAAAGGGACGTTGACGCTGATTCCCATCGTCAACCCGCTGGCCCACCGGCTGCAGCGGCGCGAAGGCGAGCGCAACCTCAACCGCAACCTGCGCCCCTCGCCCATCCCGCATGACTTCGAGGACCGCATTGCCAACCAGCTGTGCCCCTGGCTCGCGGCCAGCGACGTGCTGCTGGACCTGCACAGCTTCAACAACCCGGGCCCGGCCTTTGCGATGCTGGGCCCCCGCAACAACGATGGTGACCTGGAGCCGTTCCGCCACCAGGCCGCCGAAACCGCCCTGGCCTGGGCCGTGGGCACCGGCCGCATTGTGGAAGGCTGGTTGTCCACCTACGCGCTGGGCCTGAAGCGACGGGCCGACAAGGCCAGCGACGGCAGCCGGCGCATGGCCCTGCAGCAGGACCCGCACTATGGCGTCGGCACCACCGAATACATGCGCAGCCAGGGCGGATACGGCATCACGCTGGAGTGTGGCCAGCATGACGACGCGCAGGGGCCGGACGTGGCGTTCAAGGCCATCCTCCGCACGCTGATGCTGTTGGGCATGGTGGCCCCGGGCAGCGCCGGCGTAGCAGCCGCCGACCCGCAACGGCCGGTGGAGGTATTGCAGCTGTATGAGGTGATCGACCGTGAGCATGTCGACGACCAGTTCGAGCGTGCCTGGGCCAGCTTCGACCCCGTGGCCGAGGGCGAACGCATCGGTACCCGCGCCGACGGGACACCCGTGCTGGCGCCGTTCGGCGGACGCATCGTGTTCCCCAACAGCAAGGCCGAACCCGGCAACGAATGGTTCTACCTGGCAAAGCCCAGCGACCGTGTATTGGTTTGA
- a CDS encoding PIG-L deacetylase family protein, with amino-acid sequence MPELQHSLTSTSSPDTWEAWVRRWCEVLQQAPRDSLAGSAMNASAADVGTGANRPHALVFAPHPDDECIVGALPLRLKREAGWRVTNIAVTLGSRQGRRAERWAELQAACEVLGFEVRLLAEQGLEQVKPEAADAGTPLWQAQVALVAALLKTERPGLILVPHAGDGIPTHIGVHRLVAEALHQSKLSTVVAWTEFWATQPEPNLLVETGIADTACLVRALSCHHGEIARNPYHLRLPAWMADNVRRGGELLAGAGETPPAFGFATLYRLSRWIDGQPANDLPATMAACDVPLPLLPSFWSLP; translated from the coding sequence ATGCCTGAGCTCCAACACTCCCTGACCAGCACAAGTTCCCCCGACACCTGGGAGGCCTGGGTTCGCCGCTGGTGCGAGGTGTTGCAGCAGGCCCCCCGGGACAGTCTGGCGGGCAGCGCAATGAATGCTTCTGCGGCCGATGTTGGTACCGGTGCCAACCGGCCACATGCGCTCGTGTTTGCACCGCATCCGGACGACGAATGCATCGTGGGCGCCCTGCCCCTGCGCTTGAAACGCGAAGCGGGTTGGCGGGTCACCAACATCGCGGTCACATTGGGCAGCCGCCAGGGGCGCCGTGCCGAGCGCTGGGCGGAACTCCAGGCCGCCTGCGAAGTGCTGGGCTTTGAGGTGCGCCTGCTGGCGGAACAGGGTCTTGAACAGGTCAAACCGGAAGCCGCCGATGCGGGCACGCCGTTGTGGCAAGCGCAGGTGGCGCTGGTGGCGGCGCTGCTGAAAACCGAGCGCCCCGGCCTGATCCTCGTGCCGCATGCCGGGGACGGCATTCCCACCCACATCGGTGTGCATCGGCTGGTGGCCGAAGCGCTGCACCAGTCCAAGCTCTCCACCGTCGTGGCCTGGACCGAATTCTGGGCCACCCAGCCCGAACCCAATTTGCTGGTGGAAACCGGCATCGCCGACACCGCCTGCCTGGTGCGAGCGCTTTCCTGCCACCACGGGGAAATTGCCCGCAACCCGTATCACCTGCGGCTGCCGGCATGGATGGCCGACAACGTACGCCGTGGTGGCGAGTTGCTGGCAGGGGCTGGCGAAACGCCGCCGGCCTTTGGCTTTGCCACGCTCTACCGCCTCTCGCGGTGGATCGACGGGCAGCCCGCCAACGACCTGCCGGCCACCATGGCCGCCTGTGACGTCCCCCTGCCCTTGCTCCCCTCTTTTTGGTCGCTGCCCTGA
- a CDS encoding DMT family transporter, producing MQSSPSSARPSAPRAASVPPARAAHAVPWLAYGCLAASTSLIGSYVGLSKLLVAAFPVFLLAWLRFGMAAVIMAPWLVRTPGEAPLSRRTKGLLFLESFFGNFLFSICLLFGVRHSSAVVAGVIMAGIPAAVALLSFVFLRERIGGRVLAGIALAVSGIAMVALHKQDHNTAQSQWGALLLLGAVLCEGSYVVIGKQLTQALSAKRISALINLWGLALVTPLGLWQALDFDFGAVDLKHWGLLLFYAVAASMVTVWLWMQGLRHVSAPKAGVFMVFLPISTALIGVLFLGETMSGLQALAYGLALGGVVLATWPQRSGGSAA from the coding sequence ATGCAAAGTTCCCCCTCTTCGGCCCGCCCGTCGGCGCCACGCGCTGCTTCCGTGCCCCCCGCCCGCGCTGCCCATGCCGTGCCCTGGCTCGCCTACGGCTGCCTGGCTGCCAGCACCAGCCTGATCGGCAGTTATGTGGGTCTCTCCAAGCTGCTGGTGGCGGCTTTTCCGGTGTTCCTGCTGGCCTGGCTGCGGTTTGGCATGGCGGCGGTGATCATGGCGCCGTGGCTGGTGCGCACGCCCGGAGAAGCGCCGCTGTCCCGCCGCACCAAGGGCCTGCTCTTTCTGGAGTCCTTCTTCGGCAACTTCCTGTTTTCGATCTGCCTGCTGTTCGGCGTGCGGCACAGCTCCGCCGTGGTGGCGGGGGTGATCATGGCCGGCATTCCGGCGGCGGTGGCGCTGCTGTCGTTTGTGTTTTTGCGGGAGCGCATCGGGGGCCGGGTGCTGGCCGGCATCGCGCTGGCGGTTTCCGGCATTGCCATGGTGGCCCTGCACAAGCAGGACCACAACACCGCCCAGAGCCAGTGGGGCGCCCTGCTGTTGCTGGGTGCGGTGCTTTGTGAAGGCAGCTATGTGGTGATCGGGAAACAGCTGACGCAGGCCTTGTCCGCCAAACGCATCAGCGCGCTGATCAACCTCTGGGGCCTGGCGCTGGTGACACCGCTGGGCCTGTGGCAGGCGCTGGACTTCGACTTTGGCGCCGTGGATCTCAAGCACTGGGGCCTGCTGCTGTTTTACGCGGTCGCCGCCAGCATGGTGACGGTATGGCTCTGGATGCAGGGCCTGCGGCATGTCAGTGCGCCCAAGGCCGGTGTGTTCATGGTGTTCCTGCCCATTTCCACCGCGCTGATCGGTGTGCTGTTCCTGGGGGAAACGATGTCCGGCCTGCAGGCGCTGGCCTACGGGCTGGCGCTGGGCGGTGTGGTGCTGGCCACCTGGCCGCAGCGTTCGGGTGGGTCAGCGGCCTGA
- a CDS encoding aspartate aminotransferase family protein translates to MSHPKPTDLNAYWMPFTANRQFKESPRLLTGADGMYFTDDKGRQVLDGIAGLWCVNAGHNRPRIVKAIQEQAAELDFAPPFQMGHPKAFELASRLTDITPEGLNKVFFTNSGSEAVETALKIALAYHRARGEGQRTRLIGRERGYHGVNFGGMSVGGMVANRKMFGTLLAGVDHIRHTLDISRNAFSVGLPAHGAELADDLERLVALHDASTIAAVIVEPIAGSAGVLLPPEGYLKRLREICDRHGILLIFDEVITGFGRTGQPFAAQTFGVTPDLMTVAKGLTNGCVPMGAVFARQSIHDTFMQGPDHLIEFFHGYTYSAHPLACAAGLATLDTYADDHLLTRAADMQSHFAQALHSLKGEPHVIDVRNFGLVGGVELTPRPGEPTKRAFSVFLDCWEQGVLVRTTGDIIALSPPLIASRDHLDRMVDAIRTAIRRLT, encoded by the coding sequence ATGAGTCACCCCAAGCCAACTGATCTGAATGCCTACTGGATGCCCTTCACTGCCAACCGGCAGTTCAAGGAATCTCCCCGCCTGCTGACTGGCGCGGATGGCATGTACTTCACCGACGACAAGGGCCGCCAGGTGCTGGATGGCATCGCCGGGTTGTGGTGTGTGAATGCCGGTCACAACCGCCCCCGCATCGTGAAGGCCATCCAGGAACAAGCGGCCGAACTGGATTTTGCGCCCCCGTTCCAGATGGGCCATCCCAAGGCCTTCGAGCTGGCGTCCCGGCTCACCGACATCACCCCGGAGGGCCTCAACAAGGTCTTCTTCACCAACTCCGGGTCGGAAGCGGTGGAGACGGCGCTCAAGATCGCCCTGGCCTATCACCGTGCCCGGGGCGAAGGCCAGCGCACCCGGCTGATCGGCCGCGAGCGCGGTTACCACGGTGTGAACTTCGGCGGCATGTCGGTGGGCGGCATGGTGGCCAACCGCAAGATGTTTGGCACGCTGCTGGCGGGCGTGGACCATATCCGCCACACCCTGGACATCTCCCGCAATGCCTTCAGTGTCGGCCTGCCGGCCCACGGGGCGGAACTGGCGGACGACCTGGAGCGGCTGGTGGCACTGCATGACGCGTCCACCATTGCCGCCGTCATCGTGGAGCCGATTGCCGGGTCGGCGGGTGTGCTGCTGCCGCCGGAAGGCTATCTGAAGCGGCTGCGCGAGATCTGCGACCGCCACGGCATCCTGTTGATCTTTGATGAGGTCATCACCGGTTTCGGCCGCACCGGCCAGCCGTTTGCGGCCCAGACCTTCGGCGTCACCCCCGACCTGATGACGGTGGCCAAGGGGCTCACCAATGGCTGCGTGCCCATGGGTGCGGTGTTCGCCCGCCAGTCCATCCACGACACCTTCATGCAGGGGCCGGATCATCTGATCGAGTTTTTCCACGGCTACACCTATTCCGCGCACCCGCTGGCCTGCGCCGCCGGGCTGGCCACGCTGGACACCTATGCCGACGACCACCTGCTGACCCGCGCCGCCGACATGCAGAGCCACTTTGCCCAGGCCCTGCATTCACTCAAGGGTGAACCGCATGTGATCGATGTGCGCAATTTCGGGCTGGTCGGTGGCGTGGAGCTGACGCCGCGACCCGGCGAGCCCACCAAACGGGCGTTCAGCGTCTTCCTCGATTGCTGGGAACAGGGCGTGCTGGTGCGCACCACCGGCGACATCATTGCGCTCTCCCCGCCGCTGATCGCCAGCCGGGACCATCTGGACCGCATGGTGGACGCGATTCGCACGGCGATTCGCCGGCTGACTTGA
- a CDS encoding Lrp/AsnC family transcriptional regulator has translation MSAAPTLDSIDRAILSALQQDARLSNQALAQQVHLSPSACLRRVKRLEEEGVIDRVVALLNPKAIGKPGTSYTIINVERMTPAALAEFEQAVKDSPDILDCFYVAGSNDYLLRFAYRDAEDLERLHTQVLMQLPGVARANSMLVLRTVKRSTAFVLD, from the coding sequence ATGAGCGCTGCCCCCACATTGGATTCGATTGACCGTGCCATCCTGTCCGCCTTGCAGCAGGATGCGCGCCTTTCCAACCAGGCCCTGGCCCAGCAGGTCCACCTGTCCCCATCGGCCTGTCTGCGGCGGGTGAAGCGGCTGGAGGAGGAGGGGGTGATCGACCGGGTGGTCGCCTTGCTCAATCCCAAGGCCATCGGCAAGCCGGGCACGAGTTACACGATCATCAATGTGGAGCGCATGACACCGGCGGCCCTGGCGGAATTCGAGCAGGCGGTGAAGGACTCACCGGACATCCTGGACTGCTTTTATGTGGCCGGCAGCAACGACTATCTGCTGCGCTTCGCCTACCGCGACGCCGAAGATCTGGAACGGCTGCACACGCAGGTGCTGATGCAACTGCCGGGCGTGGCGCGCGCCAATTCGATGCTGGTGCTGCGCACGGTCAAGCGCAGCACCGCGTTTGTGCTGGACTGA
- a CDS encoding DMT family transporter, with protein sequence MTRIQANLLLTLVAVIWGSAFVAQSHAMQVLGPMMFTGIRFLIGALVVLPLIIHERRAPGARQLTPADGGRILGLGLLLTIGAALQQIGIQYTTVTNAGFLTALYVPLVPLLGWLLLRHWPHWSVWPGALACLVGAFLLSGAHELQIGLGDAWVIASALPWAVHVLLIGAVADRMNSPYTVAGGQFLFCGLVGLAWGLGFETWSWEGIQAALVPLLYTGVLSVGVAFTAQVVAQRYAHAADAAIILSSETLFTAAFGYVLMGDRLSPAGLLGCGLILGAMLLIQLLPMLRVLRPRAA encoded by the coding sequence ATGACCCGTATCCAAGCCAACCTCCTGCTCACCCTCGTGGCCGTGATCTGGGGCTCCGCCTTTGTCGCACAGTCCCACGCCATGCAGGTGCTGGGGCCGATGATGTTCACCGGTATCCGCTTTCTGATCGGAGCGCTGGTGGTGCTGCCCCTGATCATCCACGAACGTCGCGCGCCCGGCGCCCGGCAGCTCACTCCTGCCGACGGTGGCCGGATTCTCGGGCTGGGGCTGCTGCTGACCATCGGCGCGGCCTTGCAGCAGATCGGCATTCAATACACCACCGTCACCAATGCCGGTTTTCTCACCGCGTTGTATGTGCCCCTGGTGCCGCTGCTGGGCTGGCTGCTGCTGCGCCACTGGCCGCACTGGTCGGTGTGGCCGGGCGCGCTGGCCTGCCTGGTGGGCGCCTTCCTGCTCTCCGGCGCGCATGAGTTGCAGATCGGCCTGGGCGATGCCTGGGTGATTGCGTCCGCGCTGCCGTGGGCGGTGCATGTACTGCTCATCGGGGCCGTGGCCGACCGGATGAATTCGCCCTACACCGTGGCCGGCGGGCAGTTCCTGTTCTGCGGCCTGGTGGGGCTGGCCTGGGGGCTGGGGTTCGAGACCTGGAGCTGGGAAGGCATCCAGGCCGCGCTGGTGCCGCTGCTCTACACCGGCGTGCTGTCGGTCGGCGTCGCCTTCACCGCGCAGGTCGTCGCCCAGCGTTATGCGCATGCGGCGGATGCCGCCATCATCCTGTCGTCCGAAACGCTGTTCACCGCCGCCTTCGGTTATGTGCTGATGGGCGACCGCCTCTCCCCGGCGGGCCTGCTGGGCTGCGGGCTGATCCTGGGGGCGATGCTGCTGATTCAGTTGCTGCCGATGCTGCGGGTGCTGCGGCCCCGGGCGGCCTGA
- a CDS encoding ferritin-like domain-containing protein, whose product MNIGLREAALAILLEQDADTKAARTLALPADLPVDTALRLDEPPGIPGRPARPVLVAHTALTRPSMRTPQGRAALIHSLAHIELNAIDLAIDILWRFPDMPASFYTDWLQVAKEEAYHFTLLRDHLRSFGFDYGSFDAHNALWDMAERTKGDLLARIALVPRTLEARGLDASPAVKAKLVGAGDLAAGAILDIILRDEIGHVSLGNRWYRYVCEQRDLDPIATYAGLVAAYDAPRLRAPFNLEARKAAGFSEEELTALQLPTP is encoded by the coding sequence ATGAATATTGGTCTTCGCGAAGCCGCCCTCGCGATCCTTCTTGAACAGGACGCCGACACCAAAGCCGCGCGCACCCTGGCCCTTCCCGCCGACCTGCCGGTGGACACCGCCCTGCGCCTGGACGAGCCGCCGGGCATTCCGGGCCGTCCCGCCCGCCCCGTGCTGGTGGCGCACACGGCGCTCACCCGCCCGTCCATGCGAACTCCGCAGGGGCGCGCCGCGCTCATCCACTCGCTGGCCCACATCGAGCTGAATGCCATCGACCTGGCCATCGACATCCTCTGGCGCTTTCCGGACATGCCGGCCTCGTTCTACACGGACTGGCTGCAGGTGGCCAAGGAAGAGGCCTACCACTTCACCCTGTTACGGGACCACCTGCGCTCCTTCGGCTTTGACTATGGAAGCTTCGACGCGCACAACGCCCTGTGGGACATGGCCGAGCGCACCAAGGGCGACCTGCTCGCCCGCATTGCCCTGGTGCCGCGTACGCTGGAAGCGCGGGGCCTGGACGCCTCCCCGGCTGTCAAGGCGAAACTCGTCGGCGCGGGCGACCTGGCAGCTGGCGCCATCCTGGACATCATCCTGCGGGATGAAATCGGGCACGTGTCGCTGGGCAATCGTTGGTATCGCTACGTCTGCGAGCAACGCGACCTGGATCCAATCGCCACTTACGCTGGGCTGGTCGCAGCCTACGATGCACCTCGCCTGCGAGCCCCTTTCAACCTGGAGGCGCGCAAAGCGGCCGGCTTCAGCGAAGAGGAGCTGACGGCTTTGCAGTTGCCCACCCCCTAG
- a CDS encoding Hsp33 family molecular chaperone HslO, with the protein MSELHKFLFEGLPVRGMLVRLDSSWKDLLSRRKEPLPPAVRDLVGEMAAAGVLMQANIKFSGALIFQVMGDGPLKLAVAEVQPDMSFRATAKTRDEVPDTATLQQMLNAHGQGRCAITLDPKDRLPGQQPYQGMVSLVGPEGEPLNKLAEVLQHYMRQSEQLDSTLVLAANGEMAAGLLIQRLPIEGEGNLEAGASSGVERELMEDAYNRISMLAATLTKDELLTLDSDTILRRLFWEETVRRFEPQTPRFACTCSRERVGRMLLGLGRQEVDEVLAELGGVEIGCEFCGNHYKFDAVDVGELFTDPQYQAPGSGQIQ; encoded by the coding sequence ATGAGTGAACTGCACAAGTTCCTGTTTGAAGGCCTGCCGGTGCGCGGCATGCTGGTGCGGCTGGACAGCAGCTGGAAGGACCTGCTGAGCCGCCGCAAGGAGCCCTTGCCGCCGGCGGTCCGTGATCTGGTGGGTGAAATGGCCGCCGCCGGGGTGCTGATGCAGGCCAACATCAAGTTCAGCGGTGCGCTGATCTTCCAGGTGATGGGAGATGGGCCGCTGAAGCTGGCCGTGGCCGAGGTGCAGCCGGACATGAGCTTCCGCGCCACCGCCAAGACCCGCGATGAGGTGCCGGACACGGCCACCCTGCAGCAGATGCTCAATGCCCATGGGCAGGGCCGTTGCGCCATCACCCTGGACCCCAAGGACCGGTTGCCGGGCCAGCAGCCTTATCAAGGCATGGTGTCGCTGGTGGGGCCGGAGGGCGAGCCGCTGAACAAGCTGGCGGAGGTGTTGCAGCATTACATGCGCCAGTCCGAGCAACTGGACAGCACCCTCGTGCTGGCCGCCAATGGCGAGATGGCGGCGGGCCTGTTGATCCAGCGCCTGCCCATCGAAGGCGAAGGCAACCTGGAAGCCGGTGCCAGCTCCGGCGTGGAACGCGAGCTGATGGAAGACGCCTACAACCGCATCAGCATGCTGGCCGCCACGCTCACCAAGGACGAACTGCTCACGCTGGACAGCGACACCATCCTGCGCCGCCTGTTCTGGGAAGAGACGGTGCGTCGCTTCGAGCCACAGACGCCGCGTTTTGCCTGCACCTGCTCCCGCGAGCGCGTGGGCCGCATGCTGCTGGGCCTGGGGCGCCAGGAGGTGGACGAGGTGCTGGCCGAGCTGGGCGGGGTGGAAATCGGCTGCGAGTTCTGCGGCAACCACTACAAGTTTGATGCGGTCGATGTGGGCGAGCTGTTCACCGATCCGCAGTACCAGGCGCCTGGAAGCGGGCAGATTCAGTAA
- a CDS encoding 5'-nucleotidase C-terminal domain-containing protein, whose amino-acid sequence MRTSIVRRPDGVATFGDLFAALPFSNMLVVMEYTGAQLQQALEEQWQANDTRFMPLQVSEGLRYEWDKRRPVGQRVVPGSLTLNGQPIRPDQRVRVVINSFLQAGGDGFVTLAKGRLIQVGLNDVQALEAYFKSHGNTPVTPTALNRTVRVDEGDNDD is encoded by the coding sequence GTGCGCACCAGCATCGTCCGCCGTCCGGATGGCGTCGCCACCTTTGGCGACCTGTTCGCCGCCCTGCCCTTCAGCAACATGCTGGTGGTGATGGAGTACACCGGCGCCCAGCTCCAGCAGGCGCTGGAAGAGCAGTGGCAGGCCAACGACACCCGTTTCATGCCCCTGCAGGTGTCCGAAGGCCTGCGGTATGAATGGGACAAGCGCCGCCCGGTGGGCCAGCGCGTGGTGCCGGGCAGCCTGACGCTGAACGGCCAGCCGATCCGGCCGGACCAGCGTGTGCGGGTGGTGATCAACAGCTTCCTGCAGGCTGGCGGCGACGGCTTCGTGACCTTGGCCAAGGGCCGTCTGATTCAGGTGGGCCTGAACGACGTGCAGGCACTGGAAGCCTACTTCAAGAGTCACGGCAACACGCCGGTGACACCCACCGCCCTCAACCGCACGGTGCGGGTGGACGAAGGCGACAACGACGACTGA
- a CDS encoding metallophosphoesterase, which produces MIARLSRLLPVLPAALSAAWLAACGSMSTVPAPQGVVQTASPTTASTTTATQAPASSGSSVAVKVLAINDFHGNLLPSPGGIRIKDPAHPDGMISIQAGGAERMATLVQQLKAKNPNHVFVAAGDLVGASPLLSALFHDEPTIQSLGLMGLDLSAVGNHEFDQGLTELLRKQNGGCHPKDGCKGPTPFTGAQYQYLAASTVDTATGKTVLPAYRIKRFEGVPIGFIGLTLKGTPELVSPSGVKGLEFRDEAETVNQLVPELVKQGVQTVVVLIHEGGAPTGGYNECPGISGPIVDIVKKLDPHVGLVVSGHTHRAYNCRIDGRLVTSGDKYGTLVSEIDLTLDRATGRLTEARADNLIVRPETAKDPRQTALIESYQKLAGPLIERPVGLLAQTLSKEGNDKDRGGGSTVGQAVADSMLAATRARRRVAPRWPWPTSGACAPASSAVRMASPPLATCSPPCPSATCWW; this is translated from the coding sequence ATGATCGCTCGTCTTTCCCGCCTGCTGCCGGTGCTACCGGCAGCATTGAGCGCCGCATGGCTGGCCGCCTGCGGTTCGATGTCCACGGTGCCCGCGCCTCAAGGCGTTGTCCAGACCGCCAGCCCGACCACCGCCAGCACGACCACTGCCACCCAGGCCCCGGCCTCGTCGGGCAGCAGCGTGGCGGTGAAGGTGCTGGCCATCAATGACTTCCACGGTAACCTGCTGCCCTCGCCGGGTGGCATCCGGATCAAGGACCCGGCTCACCCTGACGGCATGATCAGCATCCAGGCCGGTGGTGCCGAGCGAATGGCCACGCTGGTGCAACAACTCAAGGCCAAGAACCCCAACCATGTGTTTGTGGCGGCCGGGGATCTGGTGGGTGCCAGCCCGCTGCTGTCGGCCCTGTTCCATGACGAGCCGACCATCCAGTCGCTGGGCCTGATGGGCCTGGACTTGTCGGCCGTCGGCAACCATGAGTTCGACCAGGGTCTGACCGAATTGCTGCGCAAGCAGAACGGCGGCTGCCACCCCAAGGATGGCTGCAAAGGCCCCACCCCGTTCACCGGCGCCCAATACCAATACCTGGCCGCCAGCACGGTGGACACGGCCACCGGCAAGACGGTGCTGCCCGCCTACCGCATCAAGCGCTTTGAAGGCGTGCCGATCGGCTTCATCGGCCTGACGCTGAAGGGCACGCCGGAACTGGTCAGCCCCAGCGGGGTCAAGGGCCTGGAATTCCGCGATGAAGCGGAGACGGTCAATCAACTGGTGCCCGAGCTGGTGAAACAAGGGGTGCAGACGGTGGTGGTGCTGATCCATGAAGGCGGCGCACCCACCGGCGGCTACAACGAATGCCCCGGCATCTCCGGCCCCATCGTGGACATCGTCAAGAAACTCGATCCGCATGTGGGTCTGGTGGTGTCGGGCCATACCCATCGCGCCTACAACTGCCGCATTGATGGCCGGCTGGTGACCAGCGGCGACAAGTACGGCACCCTGGTCAGCGAAATCGACCTCACGCTGGACCGCGCCACGGGCCGCCTGACGGAGGCGCGCGCGGACAACCTGATCGTGCGCCCGGAAACGGCCAAGGACCCTCGCCAGACAGCCCTGATCGAGTCCTACCAGAAGCTGGCCGGCCCGCTGATCGAGCGGCCGGTGGGCCTGCTGGCCCAAACGCTGAGCAAGGAAGGCAACGACAAGGACCGGGGCGGCGGCTCCACCGTCGGCCAGGCCGTGGCCGACTCGATGCTGGCGGCCACGCGCGCCCGGAGGCGGGTGGCGCCCAGATGGCCCTGGCCAACATCGGGGGCGTGCGCACCAGCATCGTCCGCCGTCCGGATGGCGTCGCCACCTTTGGCGACCTGTTCGCCGCCCTGCCCTTCAGCAACATGCTGGTGGTGA
- a CDS encoding ATP-binding protein, whose protein sequence is MTLHIALLGAESTGKSQLGQALLEHLRLNTRLRPALVSEYLREWCDREGRTPQAQEQMAIAVEQHARGQAAARDHDIVLHDTTPLMTAVYSDLLFQDRSLYAWALQQQAAMQANLLMALDLPWAADPQRDGPHAQAPTDQLLRRALRTAGLDYSVVGGQGPDRLAQALNALGPLLRPRVSAGDGLFSRLMQRDDSLGGEWRCEHCDDAACEHASRLQRR, encoded by the coding sequence ATGACGCTGCACATCGCGCTGCTGGGTGCAGAAAGCACCGGCAAAAGCCAGTTGGGCCAGGCCCTGCTGGAGCATCTGCGCCTCAACACGCGCCTGCGGCCAGCCCTGGTCAGCGAATACCTGCGCGAATGGTGCGACCGGGAGGGCCGCACCCCTCAAGCGCAGGAGCAGATGGCGATCGCCGTTGAGCAGCATGCACGGGGCCAGGCGGCCGCGCGGGACCATGACATCGTCCTGCACGACACCACCCCGCTGATGACCGCCGTCTACAGCGACCTGCTGTTCCAGGACCGCAGCCTGTATGCCTGGGCCCTGCAGCAACAGGCCGCCATGCAGGCCAATCTGCTGATGGCCCTGGACCTGCCCTGGGCGGCCGACCCTCAACGGGACGGTCCCCATGCCCAGGCCCCCACCGACCAGTTGCTGCGGCGGGCCTTGCGCACCGCCGGCCTGGACTACAGCGTGGTCGGCGGACAAGGGCCGGACCGCCTCGCCCAGGCGCTGAACGCGCTGGGCCCGCTGCTGCGCCCGCGGGTGTCGGCCGGCGACGGACTGTTCAGCCGATTGATGCAACGGGACGACAGCCTGGGCGGTGAATGGCGCTGTGAACACTGCGACGACGCAGCATGCGAACACGCCTCCCGTCTGCAACGCCGCTGA
- the pnuC gene encoding nicotinamide riboside transporter PnuC: MVDPLQALLDLALSPAFTALGSPISWLELVAFVLALWMVVCNMRVQVLAWPLALTSSLLYFLLFWSGKLYGEATLQLLFAVLALWGWWQWLRGRTADGGTLHVRTLGWRGRWMALVVTLAAWPLLGLFLEHRTDSPLPYWDALPTVASITGQWLLGRKYQENWPVWVVVNLISIALFAFKGYWLTVVLYAVFVPMSVAGWRAWQRQLSTPVTA; this comes from the coding sequence ATGGTTGATCCTTTGCAAGCGCTGCTCGATCTGGCGCTCTCCCCTGCTTTTACCGCCCTGGGCAGCCCCATCAGCTGGCTGGAACTTGTGGCCTTTGTGCTGGCCCTGTGGATGGTGGTCTGCAACATGCGGGTGCAGGTGCTGGCCTGGCCCCTGGCCCTCACCAGCTCCCTGCTCTACTTCTTGCTATTTTGGAGCGGGAAACTCTATGGAGAGGCCACACTCCAACTGCTGTTTGCTGTGCTGGCCTTGTGGGGCTGGTGGCAGTGGCTGCGCGGGCGCACCGCCGACGGCGGCACCCTGCATGTGCGCACCCTGGGCTGGCGCGGCCGCTGGATGGCGCTGGTGGTGACCTTGGCAGCCTGGCCGCTGCTGGGACTGTTTCTGGAACACCGCACCGATTCACCCCTGCCCTACTGGGATGCGCTCCCCACGGTGGCCAGCATCACCGGCCAATGGCTGCTGGGCCGCAAGTACCAGGAAAACTGGCCGGTGTGGGTGGTGGTCAATCTGATCAGCATCGCCCTGTTCGCCTTCAAGGGCTATTGGCTGACTGTGGTGCTCTATGCCGTGTTTGTGCCGATGTCGGTGGCCGGCTGGCGCGCCTGGCAGCGGCAGCTCAGCACGCCGGTGACGGCCTGA